DNA sequence from the Coffea arabica cultivar ET-39 chromosome 11c, Coffea Arabica ET-39 HiFi, whole genome shotgun sequence genome:
tgcaagaattagggAAACAAATGCTGTAGTCTAGATGAAAGCTCTGAAGTAAACGAGTTTAAGCAGTTAGAACAAGCTGACCTGGAGAACTTTCAGGCTTACCTATATCCTCTTGCTCGGGAGAATCAAGCAAAATATCAGAATCGGATGGCAAAAAGGGGGAACCAGGATAATTTCCAAGAGGTCCTAAATCTGcatattttcaaagaaaaacatATAGTTTAAATCATCAGCATATGATACCATTGAAGAAGTAGAAATATGATGGCCATAAGTAGCATATCAAACGGCAATAAATAGGATATCATATGAAGGCTACATCATTACCAGCAACGCAATGTGTTGGAATCTCAAAACCAACTTggaatttaaacataaaatataGTTTCAGGAGAAAATCAAGACTTTTGAGCATTTACAAAATGCACATTGTATCCCgcctaaaagaaaaaagaataggGTTCATATTCTCATACCATTTTATTTTCAGACGAGCATGCAATCAAAATTGGGATGCACATTTCAAGCGTTTCATGATCAATCGCTAAAGACTACACCTAAGAAACTATTCAAAGGTCTCTAGATTCCAAGGTGAACAATAGCTGTAAATTACGGACAAGAATGACTCTTGAGTATGAGAAAATTATGCAGGGATCTCAGGGTAACTTCTAATTGTACAGCAGAGAACAGAGAGTAAAAGATTTTCATCCAACTGTAAGACTACAAATTTTGGTCTATGACTGGTCATGGGAAAATAAGTTTCACAACGGCAACTAGAAATAAGGTAGCCCAGAATGCTAGTGTATGAGAGTCATGGGCATTGTGCTCCTCCCCAAAGGTTAATCTTACTATTTGGCGGTCACATTAGTATTGGACTCCTTCCCAAATGTTGAGCCATTACTTGGCAATCACGCTGTTGTTGGGCTCCTCCCCCAAAAGCTAACCCATGCACTTCCTGGAGGTTTCTTCTTTGGgcagaaaaggaaaatatataACTGCAGAAGCAATGTGAATACCACTTGGCTCCTCAAAGATTCTGACATATTTCACCATTAAAAGGTTTATAAAGTGAAATCATTTAAACTACTACATATCAAGGATCAATGTTGTCCTAGTAAACCAATTCTCTTCACCAATAAACTTGACGTCTATTTTTTAATGAAGCAGGGGTTCACGACACAAAAGAGTGAAAAGACACAAAACATTTAATAATTCTTTAGTTCTTATCATTAAAAAGACATACCTCCTAAGTTTGACAAATCTGCTGTTAAGTCCGAAAGGCTGAAGTTCCAGGGGATCTGAGCCAACGATCTAAGAGAATCTCTTGAGTTTCCGTTTCCGTTATCTTGAGGAAGTTGCAATCCAACTGAACTTGCCACATCAGATGTAAATGCCGTATCAAGTGCTGATGTATCAACTCCCATTCCTGACATTTCCGATGCCGTGAAGGGAAAATGGCCACTGGATGCTACTGAAGTAGGGCTTACAGGCATCTCTGACATTGATGACATCGCACTACTTGGTGCGATAGCAGCTGGTACATCAGCAGCCCCGCTGTCCATGACCATCCTGTAGAAAGAACAACTGTACAGTAAGTAGAAGCCTCGGACACATATTATGCCATCCTCaattggaaagagaaaaagaagagggaAATGGGCAATGCAATATTATGTACAGAAACCAAAGTTGAAAAGGAAGGTATTAACAAGTTAATGTGCATAAAATCTTGATACCACATGTTGAAAAAATTTTTACAACTTGAAGCACAATGGAGAACTTTacagaaaaccaaaaaaagaaccAACATATATACAGGGGGAAAAAATaaagcaccaaaaaaaaaaatctcactcATTTCCAGCATTTATCCGCATGGGATGGAAGTTGCCTGGTGCAGGCACGCCATTAACCCCATGAGGGCTAGATATTCCACAGGCCATTGGGTCAAGATGAGGTTGACCAGTAACTGACACTGGAGGCGGTTGTAAGACAGGGTATCCCATTGGTAATGTGTTGCCTGCACTGCAAAGAAGTGGATTTAAATACATTCCTAACACATTATTTTTTAGAATGTTTCAAACATCTGCAGAAAGCTATTAACAAAGAAAAATCACTTCATTCAACTCATAATTCCTGAATGCACTGAAAAGCAATGAGAACATTAGTTAATGAAGAGAACAGGGGGCATGAGAAAAATTGCATTGACTAGCACAATCTAAAGGGTGACAAAAActaaagaagtcaaagataaaTCCATATTCTCAACAAGTCAAGATCATGGACAAGAAAGACCAAGTTAAAACAAAGCAGAAAAGCTATTAATCCATAAGACTCTATTTGAACCAATTAGTTTACAATCCCAGAATATGAAGCACAAACACTCAAGGAGAGACATGTAATAAATTGTACACAAATTTTATTCTTCTCTAAGTTTAATACTCTTAGAGAGTACAGTTACATAGGGGCCATGTGAAGGATGCATAGAAGAATACATATGGCACAAGCTTGGTAGACATATagcattctttttcctttcagaAAGGTTCTACATAGATCAGTACCAAGATTCCAAGAATTTATTTTCCTTTAGCAAAAATCTGAGCAATTAAAGTTTTCAAGTGTTAAGTTCATTCAAACTAATTGGCACTATTCGGTACTAACATTTCCTCTACAGACTGATCTTAATTAGTCGATTACTTGTCATGTCCTCATCTCTTCATAAATCCAGTGCAAGCCTCTCAATGTGATGCCACATTCATGACTGAGTCTACAACAGCCCTTAGATCTCACAATAAGGCTAGACTTCTAGTTCTTTGGAGCTTTGTCATCAAAGACGGAGCCAGAAGTTTTTCTATGGGGGACAA
Encoded proteins:
- the LOC113717164 gene encoding uncharacterized protein isoform X2, which gives rise to MSQESQNDQQNNATEAPIADSGSVSVSSSDGRKVQRQDIELVQNLIERCLQLYMNRDEVVKTLLTRARIDPGFTTLVWQKLEEENADFFRAYYIRLKLKKQITLFNHLLVHQFNLMKYPPPPKIPLAPIQNGIHPMPGNTLPMGYPVLQPPPVSVTGQPHLDPMACGISSPHGVNGVPAPGNFHPMRINAGNEMVMDSGAADVPAAIAPSSAMSSMSEMPVSPTSVASSGHFPFTASEMSGMGVDTSALDTAFTSDVASSVGLQLPQDNGNGNSRDSLRSLAQIPWNFSLSDLTADLSNLGDLGPLGNYPGSPFLPSDSDILLDSPEQEDIVEEFFVDVQPSQSDEERS
- the LOC113717164 gene encoding uncharacterized protein isoform X1: MKNSQDSPNAQELQPSTQMSQESQNDQQNNATEAPIADSGSVSVSSSDGRKVQRQDIELVQNLIERCLQLYMNRDEVVKTLLTRARIDPGFTTLVWQKLEEENADFFRAYYIRLKLKKQITLFNHLLVHQFNLMKYPPPPKIPLAPIQNGIHPMPGNTLPMGYPVLQPPPVSVTGQPHLDPMACGISSPHGVNGVPAPGNFHPMRINAGNEMVMDSGAADVPAAIAPSSAMSSMSEMPVSPTSVASSGHFPFTASEMSGMGVDTSALDTAFTSDVASSVGLQLPQDNGNGNSRDSLRSLAQIPWNFSLSDLTADLSNLGDLGPLGNYPGSPFLPSDSDILLDSPEQEDIVEEFFVDVQPSQSDEERS